In the Thermodesulfovibrio yellowstonii DSM 11347 genome, one interval contains:
- a CDS encoding conotoxin, with protein sequence MRKKLYLIIVLLFAFLVVGFAVAQNKDNSTAFQKVDYCLAMNVDGKMENMISAKPCTPSGWWCTSSGQCCSGRCTNNVCD encoded by the coding sequence ATGAGAAAAAAACTATATCTCATTATTGTCCTGCTTTTTGCATTTTTGGTTGTTGGTTTTGCAGTGGCTCAGAATAAGGATAATTCTACCGCTTTTCAAAAAGTTGACTACTGCCTTGCAATGAATGTTGATGGAAAAATGGAGAACATGATTTCTGCAAAACCCTGCACACCCTCTGGATGGTGGTGCACATCCAGCGGCCAGTGCTGTAGCGGAAGATGCACAAATAATGTATGTGATTAA